Proteins from a genomic interval of uncultured Fibrobacter sp.:
- a CDS encoding C-GCAxxG-C-C family protein, with translation MDNISKAVELFERRFVCSQAVLAAFAEQFGITEKQALQIGACFGGGMSKGEVCGACTGALMVLGLKYGQFDENDIDSRTRGHEIAVLFLEEFKKRKGSYICRDLLGCDLGNEEGKKFARANGLFGKICPNMVRAAAEIVSEILENDD, from the coding sequence ATGGATAATATTTCAAAAGCAGTTGAACTTTTCGAACGCAGATTCGTGTGCTCGCAGGCAGTGCTTGCAGCATTTGCAGAGCAATTCGGCATTACAGAAAAGCAGGCTTTGCAGATTGGCGCATGTTTCGGCGGAGGAATGAGCAAGGGCGAAGTCTGCGGAGCATGTACGGGCGCGCTCATGGTGCTCGGATTAAAATACGGGCAGTTCGACGAAAACGATATTGACAGCCGCACAAGAGGCCACGAAATAGCAGTCCTGTTCCTTGAAGAGTTTAAAAAACGCAAGGGTTCATATATCTGTCGCGATTTACTTGGCTGCGATTTAGGGAACGAAGAAGGAAAAAAATTTGCAAGAGCAAATGGCCTGTTCGGGAAAATATGCCCAAATATGGTAAGAGCAGCGGCAGAGATCGTTTCCGAAATACTAGAAAATGACGATTAA
- a CDS encoding permease, giving the protein MKWLNDLIGSLLNACGLDTEGKLGGSLQFFVYDMIKIMLLLGILIFAISYIQSYFPPERTKKILGKFHGIAANCIAALLGTVTPFCSCSSIPLFMGFTTAGLPLGVTFSFLISSPMVDLGSLVLLMSIFGWKVAVIYVIVGLVIAVVGGSIIEKMHLENQVEDFIRNGKSIDLPLDKLTQKDRLKYALEQVTTTARKVFPYIIIGVGIGAFIHNWIPEEWVVSSLGSGNPFGVIIATVCGVPMYADIFGCIPIAETLLAKGAKLGVVLAFMMAVTTLSLPSMIMLKKIVKAKLLGVFIAICTIGIIVVGYFFNIIQHYII; this is encoded by the coding sequence ATGAAATGGCTGAACGACCTTATCGGCTCGTTACTTAACGCCTGCGGCCTCGACACCGAAGGAAAACTCGGCGGCAGCCTGCAATTTTTTGTCTATGACATGATAAAGATTATGCTGCTGCTCGGCATCCTTATTTTTGCGATATCCTACATCCAAAGTTATTTTCCGCCGGAACGGACAAAAAAGATTCTCGGAAAATTTCACGGGATTGCCGCAAATTGCATTGCAGCCCTACTCGGCACGGTAACACCGTTCTGTTCATGCTCCTCAATACCGCTATTTATGGGCTTCACAACCGCAGGATTACCTCTCGGCGTTACATTTTCGTTCCTCATTTCATCGCCAATGGTAGATTTAGGCTCTCTCGTATTGCTCATGAGCATTTTTGGCTGGAAGGTTGCCGTAATCTATGTGATAGTCGGTCTTGTAATTGCTGTCGTAGGCGGCTCGATTATCGAAAAAATGCACCTTGAAAATCAGGTTGAAGACTTTATCCGAAACGGAAAAAGCATAGACCTTCCACTGGACAAACTCACCCAAAAAGACCGTCTAAAATACGCTCTGGAACAAGTTACGACTACCGCACGGAAGGTATTCCCCTATATTATTATCGGTGTCGGAATTGGAGCATTCATCCATAACTGGATTCCCGAAGAATGGGTCGTAAGTTCGCTCGGTTCAGGAAATCCATTCGGAGTCATAATTGCGACTGTTTGCGGAGTCCCGATGTACGCCGACATTTTCGGATGCATCCCCATCGCAGAGACGTTACTCGCAAAAGGCGCCAAGCTTGGGGTCGTCCTCGCGTTCATGATGGCCGTCACGACGCTTTCACTCCCTTCAATGATAATGCTGAAAAAGATTGTGAAGGCAAAACTTCTTGGAGTCTTTATCGCAATTTGCACAATCGGAATCATTGTCGTTGGGTACTTTTTCAACATCATACAACATTACATTATATAG
- a CDS encoding GNAT family N-acetyltransferase, whose amino-acid sequence MRSVQLNSAAANEDVRRLYETAFPKEEQIPWADLMRLMKTMSLDFTVYYEEEILVGLTIVYPRKEFNWFWYFAVPEELRGQGIGQRILTQLIEEYKGKSNILDMESPEQVCENSEQRKRRHAFYLRNGFRDTGVGKSFKGIDYTIMMNGEGTFTQRDYDLIIDELRSFWDAMPKEGR is encoded by the coding sequence ATGAGGTCTGTACAACTTAATTCTGCCGCAGCGAACGAAGATGTTCGTCGTCTTTACGAGACGGCGTTCCCGAAAGAGGAACAGATTCCGTGGGCAGACTTGATGCGGCTCATGAAAACGATGTCGCTGGATTTTACCGTTTACTACGAGGAAGAAATACTTGTCGGGCTGACGATTGTCTATCCGCGCAAAGAGTTCAACTGGTTCTGGTATTTTGCGGTGCCCGAAGAATTACGTGGGCAGGGAATCGGCCAGCGCATTCTCACGCAGTTGATAGAAGAGTACAAGGGAAAATCCAACATTCTCGACATGGAATCGCCGGAACAAGTCTGCGAAAATTCCGAGCAGCGCAAGCGTCGCCATGCGTTCTATTTGCGGAATGGGTTTCGCGACACGGGAGTTGGAAAATCCTTCAAGGGAATTGATTACACCATCATGATGAACGGCGAAGGAACGTTCACGCAACGCGACTACGACCTGATTATTGACGAACTGCGCTCTTTTTGGGATGCAATGCCGAAGGAAGGGAGATGA
- a CDS encoding flavodoxin → MAAEKKILVVYYSRADENYGVGDIKKGNTEIIAEMIAKKTGGTLLHVEPAKEYPKGYDDCINVAKKELAQDARPAIKPVNVNPEEFDEIYVGYPVWWGEMPMPMFTFFEKYNLKGKTIHPFVTHEGSGLSGVQRLKKVTGANVTPGLAIYGHVAQNEREKAQKEVDKWVK, encoded by the coding sequence ATGGCAGCAGAAAAGAAAATCCTCGTCGTTTACTATTCCCGCGCCGATGAAAACTACGGCGTGGGCGACATCAAGAAGGGCAACACCGAAATCATTGCCGAGATGATTGCCAAGAAAACGGGCGGCACGCTCTTGCATGTGGAACCCGCGAAGGAATACCCCAAGGGCTACGACGACTGCATCAACGTGGCCAAGAAGGAACTTGCGCAGGACGCGCGCCCGGCAATCAAGCCGGTGAACGTGAACCCCGAAGAATTCGACGAAATTTACGTCGGTTACCCGGTGTGGTGGGGCGAGATGCCCATGCCCATGTTCACTTTCTTCGAGAAGTATAACCTGAAGGGCAAGACAATTCACCCGTTCGTGACTCACGAAGGCAGCGGCCTCTCGGGGGTGCAGCGCCTCAAGAAGGTGACAGGGGCGAACGTGACTCCCGGCCTCGCCATTTACGGGCATGTCGCGCAGAATGAACGCGAAAAGGCCCAGAAAGAAGTGGACAAATGGGTGAAATAA
- a CDS encoding HepT-like ribonuclease domain-containing protein — protein sequence MSNDPRNDLFHLLGMLESLLKIQKYTRDIHSTEELLEKEDQMVFNACLTLLANIGESINKLSNAAKAGIASENIQAIRGMRNRIVHDYAGLDSFVVYNTIKNDLDPLKETFIKIIREGLANKSFDKGEFEAAKNAGFYKFIDFSVI from the coding sequence GTGTCGAATGACCCCAGGAACGACCTTTTCCACTTATTGGGAATGCTCGAATCCCTGTTGAAAATTCAAAAATATACACGGGATATTCATTCCACTGAAGAACTTCTTGAGAAAGAAGACCAGATGGTATTCAACGCATGTTTGACTTTGCTTGCAAACATAGGCGAATCCATCAACAAACTCTCGAACGCTGCCAAAGCGGGAATCGCAAGCGAAAACATTCAGGCAATTCGCGGTATGCGCAACAGGATTGTTCACGATTATGCTGGGCTCGACTCGTTTGTTGTTTACAACACTATAAAGAACGATCTTGATCCGCTAAAGGAAACCTTTATCAAAATCATTAGAGAAGGTCTAGCAAACAAGTCTTTTGACAAAGGTGAATTTGAAGCAGCGAAAAACGCGGGCTTTTACAAGTTCATTGATTTCAGTGTAATTTAA
- a CDS encoding nucleotidyltransferase family protein encodes MVFAENILRIFRENKLLAKYRLKDVFVFGSSVRTATPNDIDLLVRDFQDYNDLLSLRKELSEKTGKSVDVVIEKFANPIILYRASKESIRVE; translated from the coding sequence ATGGTGTTCGCCGAAAACATATTACGGATATTCCGTGAAAACAAACTTCTTGCGAAGTATCGCCTGAAGGATGTCTTTGTTTTCGGTTCGTCTGTTCGAACAGCAACTCCCAACGACATTGACCTACTAGTCCGTGATTTCCAGGACTACAATGACCTGTTGTCCTTGCGAAAGGAACTTTCCGAAAAAACAGGCAAGTCCGTGGATGTCGTCATAGAGAAGTTCGCAAACCCCATTATCCTGTATCGAGCAAGCAAGGAGTCCATCCGTGTCGAATGA